The following DNA comes from Buttiauxella agrestis.
GGGTTCGAGAAAGTGACGGCCAGTTGCCCGGTGCCGATTGTTATCGCCGGAGGGAAAAAATTGCCGGAACAAGAAGCGCTGGATATGTGCTTCCGGGCCATTGACCAGGGCGCATCGGGCGTGGACATGGGGCGCAATATCTTCCAGTCAGACGCGCCACTTGCGATGTTAAAAGCGGTGAAAAAAGTGGTGCATGAGAATGTTTCGGCCCGGGATGCGTATCAGTTCTGGCTCGATGAAAAACATCATGGAGGCAAGGCATGAACGTGACGCTGGTGGAGATTAATATCAAACCGGAACGGGTCGATGAGTTTATGGATGTGTTCCGCGCCAATCACGAAGGGTCCATCAACGAGCCGGGGAATCTGCGTTTCGATGTGTTGCAGGATCCGGATGTGGCGACACGGTTTTATATCTACGAGGCGTATCAGAACGACGAAGCAGTGCTGGCGCATAAGCAGACGCCGCATTACTTAGCGTGCGTTGAGAAGCTGGATGGGATGATGTCGGAACCGCGTAAGAAACGGAGTTTTGTGGGGTTATTGCCATAGGAGATGGCTGTCTCTTAGTCAGATCTATATGAGCCAGGTGAAGGTTCCGTTCACTTAATTTTCAGTGGCTTATGAAACCACCGAAACGGTGAACGTGCAAAGGGTGCTACCGCAGCACCCTTTGCAATCCCGGCTCCCGGCGTTTAAATCGCCGCTGCGCGGTAAACCTCCGTTTTTCCTTTCAGTCCCAGGGTCGGTTGTGACTCGCTCCCGGCGATCACAACCTCTCGCCGTTCCCGACGGCTCGACCCGGCCTTCCAGTCAATACGGAGGCGATTTATGCCGGACTCAAGGTCAACGTCAAAAGCTAAGGTCAAAAGCCGAACCGGTTTTGACTTTGCCCCCGGCATAAATTGCCCCGGCGCCAGGATTATCAAGGAGAGGGCGTTCTCTCCTTGATACGGTCACCGTTAAAGTGGTTGCAGAGATAACCAGACGTTCGGGTGAGCGGAAATTAACGAGGATGACAGATCTCACCCCGGCAAGTTGCCAGACTGAGATCTGTATAAGAGAAAGTTTAAGGATGAAGAATCGGATTAATGTTCTTCTGTCACAACCGCATCTGGCTGAGTCACTCTCAAACTCGCGAGGGCCTTCCTCGCACAGCCCAACACATGTTCACACTGCTCAATCGTGATAGTCAGCGGTGGCTCAATGCGAATAGTTTTCGCATTGTTGAGCGTCCCGGCGACCAGCACCTGCTGGCGGAACATTTCACTGGCAAAGTTATAGCCAATTTCGTTGTCGCTAAACTCGATGGCAATCAGCAAACCTTGTCCACGCGCATCGACAACCCGTTCCGGGAACTCACGTTTCAGAGCCTGGAAGCCATCCACCAAAAGTTGCCCTTTCTGCTGCGCCTGAGCGGGAAGATTTTGCTCAAGCAGAACATGAATAGTCGCAAGCGCTGCCGCACAGGCCAACGGGTTGCCGCCAAAGGTGGTGGTGTGCAGGAAAGGATTATCAAATAGCACAGAGAACACTTCTTCTGTCGCAACCGTTGCGCCAATCGGCATTACGCCGCCGCCGAGTGCTTTGGCGAGGCATAAAATATCAGGCTGTACGTTTTCATGTTCGCAGGCGAACATTTTGCCCGTACGTCCCATGCCGGTTTGCACTTCGTCGAAAATCAGCAGTGCGCCAAATTCATCGCACAGTTTACGAACCGCTGGCAAATACCCAAGTGGTGGGATAATCACGCCGCCTTCGCCCTGAATAGGCTCAAGGATCACGGCTGCGACATCATCACCGGTTTTACGGCATTCGCTGAGCATAGTGCGTAACGCGTCGATATTGCCAAACGGCACATGCCGGAAGCCCGGAAGCAGCGGCATAAACGGTTTACGGAAAGCGGCTTTTGCTGTTGCGGACAATGCCCCAAGAGATTTGCCATGAAACGCGCCAGAGGCTGCGATAAAGGTAAATTTCCCTCGTGGAGATTGATACGCTTTGGCGAGTTTAATCGCCGCTTCAACCGATTCTGTCCCGCTGTTGCTAAAGAAGCTGTATTTGAGTTTGCCCGGAGTGAGTGTCGCAAGCGTTTTGGCAAGCATCGCCCGTAAAGGGTCGAGCAGCTCCTGACTGTGCAGGGGTTGTTTTTCTAGCTGATGCTGTACGGCGGATACCACTGTTGGATTACGGTGCCCCACGTTAAAAATGCCGAACCCACCCAGACAATCTAAATATTCCTTACCCTGGGTGTCGACAAGCGTATTCAGACTGCTCGCTTGCCACTCTACGGCTCCGTAATCCCCGCCGGCGGTCACTGATTTGCGATACTCAAGAAAACCCGGATTCACATGCTGTTGGAAGTTTTCGATAACCTCTCGATTTAGCGCTTTCATCTCCTCATGGCTGAGTGTCTTCTTTTCGATGATGTTCAGAGCGTGCGCTGTGCAGGCAAGAGCCGAAGCGCTAGTAGGTAACCTGTTCAAAATGTGCTCCTGGAAATGACGTATCACGCGATACACAAAATAAGTATTGCAGGGAATACGCCACTTCGCTTCCCCTAAACAAAATCGGGATAAACGATCTGGGGGAATTGCGATTGCGTAATAATTAATCACAAAGAGTCACGTTTTGCGGTTAAATATCCTGGTCTGGAGCGGCTTTGCTATGGGATATCTGGTTTTTTTGCACCATAACCATGCGTCGTGCTGCTTATTGGTGCGATGACGCCATGTTGCCGCTTACGCGGCGTCAAAGCGGTGCTCTCCGCGAACCAGAGCAGCGCGGTCGAACTCATGCTGTATCGCACCGTCCGCCATATACGCCGCACGGTCTGACATGTGCGCAATCACATCCGCGTCGTGGCTGACCAGCAAATAAGTCATGCCAAACTGATGTTTCAGGCGGTTGAGCAAATTGAGAATTTCCGCCTGCACCGACATATCCAGCGCGGATGTGGGTTCATCGAGCAGCAGGATTTTAGGGCGCAGTAGCAGCGCACGCGCAATAGCCACACGCTGGCGTTGCCCGCCGGAAAACTGATGCGGATAACGCTTCATGGCATCGACGGGCAATCCAACCTGAACCAACGCTTCTTCCATGCGCTCGGTGATATTCGCCTCGCCATGAATTTTCAGCGGTTCGGCCAGCGTCCGGTAAATAGTATGGTTCGGGTGCAAAGAGGCGTAGGGATCCTGAAACACCATTTGCACGTTGCGGCGCAAATCGCCCTGAAACCGCACGCCGGGTTTAATCGCGCCATCCAGCAATTTCACATGGCCTTGCCACTCGCGTTGTAACCCCGCCAGCACGCGCAAAATGGTGGATTTCCCGCAGCCTGAAGCGCCAATCAAACTAAACGTTTCACCCTGATTAAGGCTAAAACTGGCATCGCGAACGGCGGTTTTAAGCTGGCCTTTTGCCAGAAATTGCACGCGTAAATGATTGACTTCAACGAGAGCCATGGCTATCTCCTTGCAGATTCTGGCTGCGGTCTAACGTGGGGAGCATCATGCCGTAGGTGGTTGCATTGGGGCGGCATGTCCAGAGTGTGCGGGTGTACGGATGGGTGGCGTTGGCAAGTTGGTCGGCGGCCATTTCATCGACTTTTTGCCCCTGATACATCACCAGCACGCGTTGGCAATGTTGGGCAACCAGCGGTAAATCGTGGCTTATCAGTAGCATCGCCATCTGGCGTTGCTCGCATTGTTCAACCAGCAGTTCCAGAATCTGGTTACGCAGACGCGCATCCAGCGCGGAAGTGGGTTCATCGGCGATCAGCACTTTCGGGTTGTTGACCAGCGCGATAGCAATCATCACGCGTTGCCCCATGCCGCCGGAAAGTTCAGCCGGATAACGTGGCAGCACGTTTTCCTGCAACCCCACGGCGTTAATCACTTCACGAATTCGTTCCCGGCGCTGTGCCGCTGAGAGTTTCTGATGCAGTCGCAGGGCTTCATCAATCTGCTGGGCGATATTTTTGACCGGATTGAGCGCGTAGCGCGGGTCTTGTAACACCATCGCGATGTCATTCCCGCGCAGGTTTTGCCAGCCACGGTTGTGCATCGTCAGCAGGTCGTTATCCAGCACATTGAGCCGAGTGGCGCTGACTTTGCCCGGTTTACGCACCAACCCCATCAGCGCTCGCGCCGTCATGGATTTACCGGAGCCTGATTCCCCGACCAGCGCCAGGCGCTCGTTACCCAGCGTAAACGAAAGATTATTCACCACGCGCGCGCCGGGGTAATCAATGTTTAGCTCACGAACTTCAATACGATTCTCAGTCATGACCCGGCTCCAGCACGTCGCGTAAACCATCGCCCAATAAGTTAAATGCCAGGCTGCTAATTAAAATGGCGGTGCCAGGAATGGCGGCAATCCACCACTGGTCAAAAATGACCTGCATACCGTCGGCAATCATTGAACCCCATTCGGACATCGGCGGTCTTGCGCCCAAACCTAAGAAACCCAGCCCGGCGGCGGCGAGAATAATGCCTGCTAAATCAAGTGCCAGACGCACAATCGCCGACGGCAAACAGAGCGGTAGAATATGCCCCACCAATAGCCGCAGCCCGCGAATGCCCATCATTTCGGCGGCAGCGAGATAGTCACTATGGCGCAGGCGTTGGATTTCACTGCGCGCCTGTCGCGCATACGCAGGCCAGGTGGTGAGTGCCAGCGCCAGAGCGCCATTCACAAGCCCTGGGCCAAGCATCGCCACAAAAGCGAAGGCCAGAATCAGGCGCGGCATCGACATCACCACATCGGTAAAGCGCATTAACACGCGCTCAAGCCAGCCGCCGTAATAGCCAGACAGAATGCCAATCAGCAAGCCGACGGGAAGGGTAATTACCGTCACCAGCAGCACCAACCCGATTGCTGGACGCGCGCCATAAACCAGGCGTGAAAGCAGGTCACGACCGTAGCTATCGGTGCCTAGCCAGTGGTGAGCGTTAGGCGCTTGCAGGCGTGCGGCGGCGTCTTGCCAGTTCGGGTCGAAGGGGGCGATAAGCGGGGCGAAAACCGCAATCAGCACCAGCAGGGTGATAATCACCAGGCCACAAAGGGCGGCGGGTGAGCGCAATGTACGGCGTAAAAACAGGTAAGACGGCATCAGTGCACCCTCGGATCGGTGACACGCACCAGCACGTCAGTCAGATTATTGATAATGACGAACGACACGCCAATCAGCAGCGTGCCGCCCATGATCGCGGTGGTATCTCCGGCGAAGAGCGCGGTGGTCAGGTAGCGCCCGATTCCCGGCCAGGAAAAGACGGTTTCGGTGAGTACCGCCCCTTCCAGCATGCCGGTATAAGCCAGCGCGATAACCGTAAACAGCGTGCCGCGAATGTTGGGCAGCACGTGGCGCACCAGAATCGTCATGTCGCCAGCACCTTTGGCGCGGGCAAGCGTAATGTACTCTTTGTTCATTTCGCTTAAACAGGCGGTGCGCGTGAGGCGCGTAATGCTTGCCAGCGAGTAGTAGGCAAGCAGTAAAACCGGCAAAGTCAGGTGGTTGATGGCATTCATGAAGGCATCACGGTCGCCAGAAAGCCAGGTGTCGATCAGCACAAAACCGGTTTTGGCTTCGACGCTGTACTGGTAAATATCATCCAGACGCCCGGGCCCCGCGCTCCATTGCAGGCGTGCGTAAAACAGCGCCAGCATCAGCAAACCGAGCCAGAAGATGGGCACGGAGTTGCCCAGCAGGGTGAAGGTGCGTACCGCTAAATCCCAAGGCGAGCCTGCAAAACGGGCGCACAGCACACCAAAAAATACGCCCAG
Coding sequences within:
- the lsrG gene encoding (4S)-4-hydroxy-5-phosphonooxypentane-2,3-dione isomerase produces the protein MNVTLVEINIKPERVDEFMDVFRANHEGSINEPGNLRFDVLQDPDVATRFYIYEAYQNDEAVLAHKQTPHYLACVEKLDGMMSEPRKKRSFVGLLP
- the ygjG gene encoding putrescine aminotransferase; translation: MNRLPTSASALACTAHALNIIEKKTLSHEEMKALNREVIENFQQHVNPGFLEYRKSVTAGGDYGAVEWQASSLNTLVDTQGKEYLDCLGGFGIFNVGHRNPTVVSAVQHQLEKQPLHSQELLDPLRAMLAKTLATLTPGKLKYSFFSNSGTESVEAAIKLAKAYQSPRGKFTFIAASGAFHGKSLGALSATAKAAFRKPFMPLLPGFRHVPFGNIDALRTMLSECRKTGDDVAAVILEPIQGEGGVIIPPLGYLPAVRKLCDEFGALLIFDEVQTGMGRTGKMFACEHENVQPDILCLAKALGGGVMPIGATVATEEVFSVLFDNPFLHTTTFGGNPLACAAALATIHVLLEQNLPAQAQQKGQLLVDGFQALKREFPERVVDARGQGLLIAIEFSDNEIGYNFASEMFRQQVLVAGTLNNAKTIRIEPPLTITIEQCEHVLGCARKALASLRVTQPDAVVTEEH
- a CDS encoding ABC transporter ATP-binding protein, whose protein sequence is MALVEVNHLRVQFLAKGQLKTAVRDASFSLNQGETFSLIGASGCGKSTILRVLAGLQREWQGHVKLLDGAIKPGVRFQGDLRRNVQMVFQDPYASLHPNHTIYRTLAEPLKIHGEANITERMEEALVQVGLPVDAMKRYPHQFSGGQRQRVAIARALLLRPKILLLDEPTSALDMSVQAEILNLLNRLKHQFGMTYLLVSHDADVIAHMSDRAAYMADGAIQHEFDRAALVRGEHRFDAA
- a CDS encoding ABC transporter ATP-binding protein — its product is MTENRIEVRELNIDYPGARVVNNLSFTLGNERLALVGESGSGKSMTARALMGLVRKPGKVSATRLNVLDNDLLTMHNRGWQNLRGNDIAMVLQDPRYALNPVKNIAQQIDEALRLHQKLSAAQRRERIREVINAVGLQENVLPRYPAELSGGMGQRVMIAIALVNNPKVLIADEPTSALDARLRNQILELLVEQCEQRQMAMLLISHDLPLVAQHCQRVLVMYQGQKVDEMAADQLANATHPYTRTLWTCRPNATTYGMMLPTLDRSQNLQGDSHGSR
- a CDS encoding ABC transporter permease — its product is MPSYLFLRRTLRSPAALCGLVIITLLVLIAVFAPLIAPFDPNWQDAAARLQAPNAHHWLGTDSYGRDLLSRLVYGARPAIGLVLLVTVITLPVGLLIGILSGYYGGWLERVLMRFTDVVMSMPRLILAFAFVAMLGPGLVNGALALALTTWPAYARQARSEIQRLRHSDYLAAAEMMGIRGLRLLVGHILPLCLPSAIVRLALDLAGIILAAAGLGFLGLGARPPMSEWGSMIADGMQVIFDQWWIAAIPGTAILISSLAFNLLGDGLRDVLEPGHD
- a CDS encoding ABC transporter permease, whose product is MSEVSFRRPLLTLAQGLFTLALTLVGLLLITFALSALSPVDRVLQIVGDHASQATYDQVHHQLGLDKPLPVQFWHYLTQLAHGDLGTASATGQPVLRDLLAAFPATLELATLALIIGSVLGVFFGVLCARFAGSPWDLAVRTFTLLGNSVPIFWLGLLMLALFYARLQWSAGPGRLDDIYQYSVEAKTGFVLIDTWLSGDRDAFMNAINHLTLPVLLLAYYSLASITRLTRTACLSEMNKEYITLARAKGAGDMTILVRHVLPNIRGTLFTVIALAYTGMLEGAVLTETVFSWPGIGRYLTTALFAGDTTAIMGGTLLIGVSFVIINNLTDVLVRVTDPRVH